From the Bacteroidia bacterium genome, one window contains:
- a CDS encoding thioredoxin family protein yields the protein MFVFALAVSTGIAGGYEVGDKATDFTLMNVDGAMVSMANYPDAKGFIVIFTCNHCPYSVLYEDRIIELDKKYKPMGFPVIAINPNDPAVQPEDSFEKMQERASEKGFTFPYLFDEGQKVYPVYGATRTPHVYLLQRNGGDLIVRYIGAIDDNHKEPDDVKQPYLSSAINALLQGSEPSTTFTKAIGCTIKVKK from the coding sequence ATGTTCGTGTTTGCACTTGCAGTCTCCACGGGTATCGCCGGCGGTTATGAGGTCGGCGACAAGGCCACAGATTTTACCCTCATGAACGTGGATGGAGCCATGGTGTCCATGGCGAATTACCCCGATGCCAAGGGCTTCATCGTGATATTCACCTGCAACCACTGCCCGTATTCCGTGCTGTACGAAGATCGCATCATCGAGCTCGATAAAAAGTACAAGCCCATGGGCTTTCCGGTGATCGCCATCAACCCGAATGATCCCGCAGTGCAGCCCGAAGACAGCTTCGAGAAGATGCAGGAAAGAGCGAGCGAAAAGGGTTTCACCTTCCCCTATCTGTTCGATGAAGGACAGAAGGTGTATCCGGTATACGGAGCGACGCGCACTCCGCATGTGTACCTGCTGCAGCGAAACGGTGGGGATTTGATCGTGCGTTACATCGGAGCCATCGATGACAATCATAAGGAACCGGATGATGTGAAGCAGCCCTACCTTTCCTCGGCCATTAACGCCCTCCTGCAAGGGAGTGAGCCGTCCACCACATTCACAAAGGCCATCGGCTGCACGATAAAGGTCAAAAAGTAA
- a CDS encoding TlpA family protein disulfide reductase, which translates to MHNFRKHFLFATAIAVMLIMSVLRASAQSGTPDVIQDGARSVPIYDFDGLRPLLSEQNDTTYVVNFWATWCAPCVEELPYFEALTKEKTDKPLRVLLVSLDFRKQLTSRLLPFLKRFDIQSRVVVLDDPDANSWIDQVDPSWSGAIPATLVFRGEKRVFREQTFTRDELFQLVESFME; encoded by the coding sequence ATGCACAATTTTAGAAAACATTTCCTCTTCGCCACAGCCATCGCGGTCATGCTGATAATGAGCGTGCTGCGTGCGTCGGCGCAGTCGGGTACGCCAGACGTCATTCAGGATGGTGCCCGCTCGGTGCCCATCTACGATTTCGATGGATTACGACCGCTTCTGAGCGAACAGAACGACACGACGTATGTTGTGAATTTCTGGGCGACCTGGTGTGCACCGTGTGTCGAGGAACTGCCGTATTTCGAAGCATTGACGAAAGAAAAGACCGACAAACCCCTCCGTGTCCTGCTCGTCAGTCTGGATTTTCGTAAACAACTCACGTCACGCTTGCTCCCCTTTCTGAAACGCTTCGATATTCAATCCCGCGTGGTGGTGCTCGACGATCCCGATGCCAATTCGTGGATTGACCAGGTGGATCCGTCATGGTCCGGAGCCATTCCCGCAACCTTGGTGTTCAGAGGCGAAAAACGCGTATTTCGTGAGCAAACTTTCACCCGCGATGAACTTTTCCAACTTGTAGAATCATTCATGGAGTAG
- a CDS encoding SpoIIE family protein phosphatase, with the protein MSDTAASARILVVDDEPDLELLVRQRFRKKIREGEYDFMFAANGKEALDHVLTQAPLDVILCDINMPVMDGLTFLNKLTELEHVDFRAVIVSAYGDMENIRVAMNRGAFDFVTKPIDFSDLEVTIEKTLGHVRQLREARLAREQLTKLHRELEVAHHIQQAIIPRKFPAFPDRQEFDIYAEMRPAQHVGGDFYDFFLCGENQLGVAIGDVSGKGVPAALLMTASRALLKSLALRGLPPGECLSLLNAHLCSENISSMFVSLFYGVLDFSTGRFQYATAGHQLPFRIGRHSFSRMERTHGMVIGVFAAGEYETGEVTLESGDHLFLYTDGIDEAFNTGEEEYSDERLERLLRQPDHGGVQQLVKTVMEDVVLHANGRAQSDDMTILALEYRGGVPS; encoded by the coding sequence GTGAGCGACACCGCCGCGTCTGCCCGAATTCTTGTGGTAGATGATGAACCCGATCTTGAATTACTCGTTCGCCAACGATTCCGGAAGAAAATCAGGGAGGGCGAATATGACTTTATGTTCGCCGCCAACGGCAAGGAGGCATTGGATCATGTGCTGACGCAGGCTCCGCTCGACGTCATACTCTGCGACATCAATATGCCTGTGATGGACGGTTTAACCTTCCTGAACAAACTCACGGAGCTGGAGCACGTCGACTTTCGGGCGGTCATTGTCTCCGCCTATGGCGATATGGAAAATATCCGCGTCGCAATGAATCGCGGCGCATTCGACTTCGTCACGAAGCCCATTGATTTTTCCGATCTCGAAGTCACCATAGAAAAAACACTCGGACACGTGCGCCAGCTCCGCGAAGCCAGATTGGCCCGCGAGCAATTGACCAAGCTCCATCGCGAACTCGAAGTCGCTCATCACATACAGCAGGCCATCATCCCGCGGAAGTTCCCCGCATTTCCGGACAGACAGGAATTCGACATTTACGCCGAGATGCGGCCTGCACAGCATGTGGGTGGCGACTTCTACGATTTTTTTCTGTGCGGTGAGAATCAGCTCGGTGTCGCTATCGGGGACGTTTCGGGCAAGGGGGTGCCGGCCGCTCTGCTCATGACCGCATCCCGCGCCCTGTTGAAATCACTCGCCCTCCGCGGCTTACCGCCAGGCGAATGCCTGTCCCTGCTCAACGCCCATCTTTGCTCGGAAAATATCTCCTCAATGTTCGTTTCCCTGTTCTATGGCGTACTGGATTTTTCTACCGGCCGCTTTCAGTATGCGACCGCCGGACACCAACTCCCGTTCCGAATCGGGAGACATTCGTTCTCGCGTATGGAACGAACACACGGAATGGTGATCGGGGTGTTTGCGGCAGGGGAGTACGAGACGGGTGAGGTGACACTCGAATCGGGTGATCATCTTTTTCTCTACACGGATGGAATAGACGAGGCATTCAACACCGGCGAGGAGGAGTACTCGGACGAGCGCCTGGAGCGTCTGCTTCGACAACCGGATCATGGTGGTGTGCAACAGCTCGTGAAAACGGTGATGGAAGACGTAGTGTTGCACGCCAATGGACGAGCCCAATCGGATGATATGACCATCCTCGCCCTCGAGTACCGGGGTGGAGTCCCGTCCTGA
- a CDS encoding ABC transporter substrate-binding protein codes for MKTTRTQFFQHVPAMLVLAMALFLLSCQGKKEESTDGGKVWKITMIKYEDLQQTEEAERGFRDGLTDAGLKDGYDYTIESRSAQGDIPTVIAMLDAAAADGTNMLVSLQTPTLHSAVQRGVGIPLVFMVVANPFVITNVGKSDSSHLPFLTGVYTNTTFKTMLQHIKACIPNVNKIGTLYSSSELNAMFYRSQLQNAGAAEGLSVETVGVVSKESVGAMTELLISSGIQAICQIEDNLTSAAFPGLIKAAAAAKIPVFAFVNKQAEQGAVLTLAPDYIVGAKQAARQAAQIIRGESPAKIPFQRITKFDLIANKKAAQAAGLTLPASVLARADRVIE; via the coding sequence ATGAAAACCACACGTACGCAGTTTTTTCAGCATGTGCCCGCCATGCTTGTTCTCGCGATGGCATTGTTTCTCCTTTCGTGTCAGGGGAAAAAGGAGGAAAGCACTGATGGTGGCAAGGTCTGGAAGATCACGATGATCAAGTACGAGGATCTTCAGCAAACTGAAGAAGCCGAACGTGGTTTTCGAGACGGGCTTACGGATGCCGGTCTGAAGGACGGCTACGATTACACCATCGAATCCCGCAGCGCACAGGGAGATATTCCGACGGTCATCGCGATGTTGGATGCTGCCGCGGCGGACGGTACGAACATGCTCGTCTCGCTTCAGACCCCGACGCTGCATTCCGCTGTGCAACGTGGCGTCGGAATTCCTCTGGTGTTCATGGTGGTCGCGAATCCTTTCGTGATCACGAATGTGGGAAAGAGTGATAGTTCACACTTGCCATTTCTCACGGGTGTGTACACGAACACGACGTTTAAAACCATGCTTCAGCATATCAAGGCATGCATACCAAATGTCAATAAAATCGGGACGCTGTATTCCTCCTCGGAATTGAATGCGATGTTCTATCGCAGCCAGTTACAGAACGCCGGCGCGGCAGAGGGCTTGAGTGTGGAGACCGTTGGCGTTGTGTCCAAAGAGAGTGTGGGAGCGATGACCGAGCTGCTGATTTCATCCGGTATCCAGGCGATTTGTCAGATTGAGGACAATCTTACGAGTGCCGCGTTTCCTGGCCTTATCAAAGCCGCTGCCGCAGCGAAAATCCCCGTCTTCGCCTTTGTCAACAAGCAGGCGGAACAGGGCGCTGTTTTGACGCTTGCCCCGGATTATATCGTCGGTGCGAAGCAGGCGGCGCGTCAGGCCGCGCAAATCATTCGGGGAGAAAGCCCGGCAAAGATCCCTTTCCAGCGTATCACGAAATTCGATCTTATCGCAAACAAGAAGGCAGCCCAGGCCGCCGGACTCACACTACCCGCAAGCGTACTTGCTCGTGCGGATAGAGTGATAGAGTGA
- a CDS encoding STAS domain-containing protein: MDIQRKSTGKATLLEVSGKLDAYWSGALSQEIEACVHGGSSEIVLDLAGVDFISSAGLRVLLIWLKQMKAINGNFRIVRPSAEVVSILDMSGLSELLLTAAGEGESGQITPESPFAGGRGRYAVVPLAEVPEGALDVVTPPSASPNDGSFPLVRYSAKRIGIGIGAFGDLRSGSASRFGEFLSTSGITVCLPTDGRGHPDYMTEDGAFVPTISTYSGISSDADYTQMVLFEAADAGSGIPLSALAQLAIQTSGAESAMLLIIAEAAFLIGAATKTSPVNAKDLFSFPGVRESMYFTAEPSSENTIAVVCGLVSTRAFPYVRPMTGQSGIYGHFHAISFSRRPLPSGIFDPKALVRKLFDEERIQALLHLLTDDRQTSAVVESEFTRGSVWMHPVQTSGGGGA, from the coding sequence ATGGATATACAACGAAAGTCCACAGGCAAGGCCACGTTGCTGGAAGTCAGCGGCAAACTGGATGCATATTGGTCCGGTGCCTTGAGCCAGGAGATTGAGGCCTGTGTGCACGGAGGGTCGAGCGAGATCGTTCTCGATCTGGCCGGGGTGGATTTTATCAGTTCCGCGGGGTTGCGCGTGCTCCTCATCTGGCTCAAACAGATGAAAGCCATCAATGGCAATTTCCGTATTGTCCGTCCTTCTGCCGAGGTCGTGAGTATCCTGGACATGTCCGGCCTTTCAGAGCTGCTTCTGACAGCAGCGGGTGAGGGAGAAAGCGGACAGATCACTCCGGAGTCGCCATTCGCCGGGGGACGCGGCAGGTATGCGGTCGTTCCATTGGCTGAGGTTCCGGAAGGCGCTCTGGATGTTGTCACCCCGCCGTCAGCTTCGCCGAACGATGGATCTTTTCCCCTTGTGCGTTATTCCGCCAAACGAATAGGTATCGGAATTGGTGCTTTCGGTGATCTGCGGAGTGGAAGCGCCTCCCGATTCGGGGAGTTCCTATCCACGTCCGGAATAACCGTCTGCTTACCCACCGACGGACGAGGCCATCCGGACTATATGACAGAAGATGGTGCCTTCGTACCCACCATTTCCACCTATTCTGGTATTTCATCCGATGCGGATTACACGCAGATGGTGTTGTTCGAGGCCGCCGATGCCGGCAGTGGTATCCCTCTCTCCGCGCTGGCACAGCTTGCAATACAGACTTCCGGGGCCGAATCGGCGATGCTCCTGATTATCGCGGAAGCCGCTTTTCTGATCGGTGCCGCGACAAAAACATCCCCCGTGAATGCAAAGGATTTGTTTTCATTCCCCGGCGTACGTGAGAGCATGTATTTCACGGCCGAACCTTCATCAGAGAATACCATCGCCGTGGTCTGCGGGCTCGTATCAACGCGTGCATTTCCTTACGTCAGACCGATGACCGGTCAGTCCGGCATTTATGGACATTTCCATGCCATATCCTTTTCACGCCGGCCGTTGCCTTCCGGAATATTCGATCCGAAAGCGTTGGTACGCAAACTGTTTGATGAGGAGCGCATACAGGCGCTTCTGCACCTTCTGACGGATGATCGCCAAACCTCTGCGGTCGTCGAAAGTGAGTTCACGCGCGGCAGCGTGTGGATGCATCCGGTTCAGACAAGCGGAGGGGGTGGAGCATGA
- a CDS encoding ABC transporter permease, which translates to MISVIIGGLLIGFILTPLALGVFISYRMLRFPDLTVDGAFACGAVVSARMVLYGWDPLSATLLGMCGGAVAGLLTGLLATRFGIRRLLAGILVMTALYSVNLYILGKPSHAFNEEITLYNWAREVAVWFFGPEPSVILLGSRIFTVKLVSLVFAGCTSVLIVAGLYWLFKTQYGLAMRAAGDNPEAAAAMGVNVERMVIIALALANALAALSGSIFAQELGSAGFDLGLGMIVTGLACVIVGGALFRRSRFSMQLVATVIGTLLYRLIISLLLLAGVVSTDLRLFTAVFVLLALLVPSALDRWLRQGQVPVKGVQ; encoded by the coding sequence ATGATCAGTGTGATCATCGGAGGGCTGCTGATCGGTTTCATTCTGACGCCCCTGGCGTTGGGGGTGTTCATCAGCTATCGCATGCTGCGATTTCCCGACCTCACTGTGGATGGTGCTTTTGCCTGCGGTGCCGTGGTATCCGCACGGATGGTATTGTATGGCTGGGACCCTTTGAGCGCGACGCTTCTGGGGATGTGTGGTGGAGCGGTCGCCGGATTGCTGACCGGCCTGCTGGCAACACGTTTCGGCATCCGCCGTCTGCTCGCAGGCATCCTCGTCATGACGGCGTTGTACAGCGTGAATCTGTACATCCTCGGGAAACCATCGCATGCCTTCAATGAGGAAATAACCCTGTATAACTGGGCGCGGGAGGTCGCGGTGTGGTTCTTCGGTCCTGAACCATCGGTCATTCTCCTTGGGTCGAGGATATTCACCGTGAAACTGGTCAGTCTGGTCTTTGCCGGCTGTACTTCCGTTCTGATCGTGGCAGGCTTGTACTGGTTGTTCAAAACGCAGTATGGTCTTGCAATGCGCGCAGCTGGTGACAATCCCGAGGCAGCCGCGGCGATGGGAGTGAATGTTGAACGCATGGTCATCATCGCCCTGGCTTTGGCAAACGCTCTTGCCGCGCTGTCGGGAAGTATTTTCGCGCAGGAACTCGGATCAGCCGGATTCGACCTCGGCCTCGGGATGATTGTGACCGGACTTGCCTGTGTCATCGTGGGAGGCGCGCTGTTTCGAAGGAGTCGCTTCAGCATGCAGCTTGTGGCCACCGTTATCGGTACGCTGCTCTATCGGCTGATCATCTCCCTCTTGCTGCTCGCGGGCGTTGTCAGTACGGATTTGCGACTGTTCACCGCAGTCTTTGTTTTACTCGCACTCCTTGTACCTTCGGCGTTGGATCGCTGGCTGCGCCAAGGCCAGGTGCCGGTGAAGGGGGTGCAGTGA
- a CDS encoding ATP-binding cassette domain-containing protein, which yields MLVLRALTKVFSTDAGDRIAALDGIDLTVPTGQFLVIVGTNGSGKTTLMNVIAGSEHCDAGSIVLDDHNITELTGYRRAAMIGRVFQDPMRGTIPELTVVENLALAASKTVPRGFRIAVGRQFREECHRKLSALGIGLESRLQQRVSTMSGGQRQVLSLVMAAWHRPALLLLDEHTAALDPKSADLVLKMTQSIISREKVTAIMVTHSMQQAARMGDRLIVMHRGSIVRDISGTEKRLLRSPELLEEFEALRSSDLIDESVSGLLRRQYI from the coding sequence ATGCTCGTGCTGCGCGCGCTTACCAAGGTGTTTAGCACCGATGCCGGCGACAGAATAGCAGCGCTGGATGGTATCGATCTCACGGTGCCCACGGGGCAGTTCCTTGTCATCGTGGGCACTAACGGTTCAGGAAAAACAACGCTGATGAACGTGATAGCGGGATCGGAGCACTGTGATGCCGGATCCATAGTTCTGGACGACCACAACATCACCGAGCTTACCGGGTATCGTCGCGCGGCGATGATTGGACGGGTGTTCCAGGATCCGATGCGTGGTACCATACCCGAATTGACCGTCGTGGAAAATCTCGCTCTCGCCGCAAGTAAGACCGTACCCCGCGGATTCAGGATCGCCGTCGGGAGGCAGTTCCGCGAGGAATGTCACCGCAAACTATCCGCGCTGGGGATCGGTTTGGAGTCAAGATTGCAGCAACGTGTTTCGACCATGTCCGGTGGACAACGACAGGTGTTGAGTCTTGTCATGGCCGCCTGGCACCGTCCCGCGCTGTTGCTGCTGGATGAACATACGGCGGCGCTCGATCCGAAAAGTGCCGATCTCGTTCTGAAGATGACGCAAAGCATTATCAGCAGGGAAAAAGTCACGGCCATCATGGTGACACACTCGATGCAACAGGCCGCGCGTATGGGCGACCGGTTGATCGTGATGCATCGCGGTAGCATCGTCCGCGACATCTCCGGAACAGAGAAGCGCTTGCTGCGTTCACCGGAGTTGCTCGAAGAATTCGAAGCGCTGAGAAGCAGCGATCTGATTGATGAGAGTGTCTCGGGATTGTTACGGAGGCAGTATATCTGA
- a CDS encoding ATP-binding protein → MKRYHTRYVRRRKKADVHATPGSGERLETLQADCAHLRLVVESLQMKLISTDALAALGQLTAGIAHEIRNPINFVNNFAEGLVDLAGELREEIEGMSVAADASRAAVSLLLEEMITSAQKIREHGGRVESIVRSMLLQARGQQGVKEQVELNAFLEQYVSLAFHGMRAQVQDFSVRIERSYDPHVGSISLSRQGMARVFINLLNNAFQAVEEKKKTAGEAYEPVVRVGTLKTENGCSISIEDNGPGVPLHLREKIFEPFFSTKDAASGTGLGLPLSHTIIVDDHNGALTCEESRFGGALFRVALPDDGRE, encoded by the coding sequence ATGAAAAGATACCATACTCGATATGTACGCAGACGAAAGAAAGCCGATGTGCATGCCACACCGGGGAGCGGAGAACGCCTGGAAACGCTGCAAGCGGACTGTGCCCATCTCCGCCTGGTGGTCGAGTCGCTGCAGATGAAACTCATCTCCACCGATGCGCTCGCCGCGCTTGGGCAACTTACCGCCGGAATCGCGCATGAAATCCGCAATCCGATAAACTTCGTGAACAACTTCGCCGAAGGACTCGTCGACCTGGCAGGGGAATTGCGGGAAGAAATTGAGGGCATGAGCGTGGCGGCTGACGCCTCCCGTGCAGCTGTGTCGCTGCTCCTCGAAGAGATGATAACGAGCGCGCAGAAAATTCGTGAACACGGCGGCCGGGTCGAGAGCATTGTTCGGAGCATGCTTCTGCAGGCACGTGGCCAACAGGGGGTGAAGGAGCAGGTGGAGCTCAATGCGTTTCTGGAACAGTACGTTTCGCTCGCCTTCCATGGGATGCGTGCTCAGGTGCAGGATTTTTCCGTGCGCATCGAGCGATCCTATGATCCCCATGTGGGCTCGATTTCCCTGTCCCGACAGGGGATGGCGCGTGTCTTTATCAACCTGCTGAACAACGCGTTTCAGGCGGTGGAGGAAAAGAAAAAAACGGCGGGAGAAGCCTACGAACCTGTGGTACGTGTAGGGACGCTGAAAACGGAGAACGGGTGCTCGATCAGCATCGAAGACAATGGCCCCGGTGTTCCCCTGCATCTCCGCGAGAAAATTTTTGAACCGTTCTTCTCCACGAAAGATGCCGCCTCCGGCACCGGTCTCGGCCTCCCGTTGAGCCACACGATCATTGTGGATGATCACAACGGTGCCCTCACCTGCGAGGAGTCGCGTTTCGGCGGCGCGTTGTTCCGTGTAGCGCTTCCGGATGACGGGCGGGAATGA
- a CDS encoding tetratricopeptide repeat protein — translation MTKTIGILVICLLIGLLSVQAQPRSIDSIRARIDTYTDPTMRVQTMNDLAWELRHVEPMEAMKIAKEAYSMAVDAQYREGQAWALRNIHVIHTVIGDYPGSVDPAWKALKIFEELKDVNGLAAMYTNIGLVRRELGNSEEARDMFLSALAQKPTDPFQIANPRLNLGMIYIELRDWENALVNLQTVVDLFKKLNDELSVSIAYYNLGYLYDERGEYTEALDWYQKALDIRRKHHDKRRTANSLFSVGSIHRKTGRYLDAIEYLSEALELNKEVHDLKQIEETYQEIALTYASLGNYEQAYKAHTLFAMMKDSVLSDAKAKDLRLNDLKHEVDFQKERNELLEQTRRLERMIAIGASVAFLLVLVFSFFLYAANKSKTRINEQLRAMQNQLVVQEKLASLGQLTAGIAHEIQNPLNFINNFAQGSIELLDELDQSSDNVEEKKAIMADLRQSVSKIHEHGARADGIVRSMMMHARSSSETRQYANVNTLLTDASRLAAHGVRSEGALCKPRMDLLLDPALPVINIVPQDVSRVFVNILNNALDAVCERSLHDADYQPVIQIASAVKNKDIEIRIRDNGPGIPEHVKKRIFDPFFTTKDSGKGTGLGLSISYDIIVQKHGGRIEVESRDDEFTEFIILLPVLDEVKLS, via the coding sequence ATGACGAAGACAATTGGAATCCTCGTGATCTGTCTGCTTATCGGACTCCTCTCCGTTCAGGCACAGCCACGATCAATTGACAGCATCCGGGCGAGGATTGATACGTATACCGATCCGACGATGCGGGTTCAGACGATGAATGATCTCGCCTGGGAACTTCGGCATGTTGAACCGATGGAGGCCATGAAGATTGCCAAGGAGGCGTACTCCATGGCTGTTGACGCACAGTATCGGGAGGGGCAGGCATGGGCGTTGCGTAACATCCACGTTATCCACACCGTGATCGGTGATTATCCCGGCTCAGTTGATCCCGCCTGGAAGGCATTGAAAATCTTCGAGGAACTGAAAGATGTCAATGGCCTGGCTGCGATGTACACGAATATCGGTCTCGTCCGTCGAGAACTGGGAAACAGTGAAGAAGCGCGTGATATGTTTCTTTCGGCGTTGGCACAGAAGCCGACGGATCCGTTCCAGATCGCAAACCCCCGGTTGAACCTCGGTATGATTTACATCGAACTCCGGGATTGGGAAAACGCACTCGTCAATCTGCAAACAGTTGTCGACCTCTTCAAAAAGCTGAACGACGAGCTCAGCGTTTCGATCGCATACTACAACCTGGGGTATCTCTACGATGAGCGTGGCGAGTACACGGAAGCACTCGACTGGTATCAGAAGGCCCTCGACATCCGACGCAAGCATCACGATAAGCGAAGGACGGCAAATTCTCTTTTCAGTGTCGGTTCGATCCATCGAAAAACCGGCCGCTACCTGGACGCGATCGAGTACCTGAGCGAGGCACTGGAACTCAATAAGGAGGTACACGATCTTAAGCAAATCGAAGAGACCTATCAGGAAATTGCGCTGACCTACGCGAGCTTGGGAAACTACGAGCAGGCCTATAAGGCCCACACTCTCTTCGCCATGATGAAGGACAGTGTTCTCAGTGATGCCAAAGCGAAGGATCTCCGGCTCAATGATCTGAAACATGAGGTGGATTTCCAGAAGGAACGCAACGAGCTCCTCGAGCAAACCCGCCGCTTGGAACGCATGATCGCCATCGGCGCCTCCGTTGCCTTTTTGCTTGTCCTCGTCTTCTCGTTCTTCCTCTATGCGGCAAATAAGTCGAAGACCCGCATCAATGAACAACTTCGCGCGATGCAGAACCAACTGGTCGTCCAGGAGAAACTCGCCTCATTGGGACAACTGACGGCAGGTATTGCACACGAAATCCAGAACCCGCTGAATTTCATCAACAATTTCGCACAGGGCTCCATCGAGTTGCTCGATGAATTGGATCAGAGCTCGGATAATGTGGAGGAGAAAAAGGCGATCATGGCTGATCTGCGTCAAAGCGTCAGCAAAATACATGAACATGGAGCACGCGCGGATGGAATCGTGCGCAGCATGATGATGCATGCACGGTCTTCGTCGGAAACGCGTCAATACGCCAATGTCAACACACTCCTCACCGACGCCTCTCGACTGGCGGCTCATGGCGTGCGATCGGAAGGTGCGTTATGCAAACCACGCATGGACCTCCTGCTCGACCCCGCACTCCCCGTCATCAACATCGTGCCACAGGATGTGAGCAGAGTGTTCGTCAACATTCTCAACAACGCGCTGGACGCGGTCTGCGAACGCAGCCTGCACGATGCGGACTATCAGCCGGTCATCCAAATTGCCAGCGCCGTGAAGAACAAAGACATTGAAATCCGCATCAGAGATAACGGTCCCGGTATTCCCGAGCATGTTAAGAAGCGCATCTTTGATCCCTTCTTTACGACGAAGGACAGCGGGAAAGGCACGGGTCTGGGCCTGTCCATCAGTTACGACATCATCGTTCAAAAGCATGGCGGGCGAATTGAAGTCGAATCCCGCGATGATGAATTCACGGAATTCATCATCCTGTTGCCGGTACTTGATGAAGTGAAGCTGAGTTGA